A segment of the uncultured Desulfobulbus sp. genome:
GGTGCGCATCAGCCGGGAGAGCAAAGGGATCGCCGAGTGCTTTTTGCCCCTGGTTACCGACAGGGCCATGCTCACCCAGCACTGGCCGCGGGCATACTGGGGTCGATTGGCCTTGTTGCCGTGCTGGTGATAGATTCCGCTTCCCGGCGCCTTTCGGGAAGCCCGGTAGACGAAGGTGTCGTCAATGATCAGGAACCAGACCAGCTGGGGAAAGAAGGTCACTACCATCCGGGCCATCTGCACCCCAAGGGCGACCCAGGACCACTTGCCTTCCTGGAGCCATTTGTAATAGGCGCTCCAACTGCGTCGCGGTCTGATCGCCAGCCAGGCTCCGGTAACAAACCCGGTCTGGGTGAGCATGGCACCGATCAGCAGTTCGATAAAGGTTGGAACGGAACGTACCGGTAGAGCCCTGGCAAGGAATGTGATACATTCAAACAGGGTCCCGGGGATACTGCCATATCCCTTGTTGCCCATGGCGGCCTCCAGAAGAGTGAAGTTGTTCTCTTCTGAAGGCCGCGCTTTCTAAGGAAAGCGCGGCTGCCGCATTTCGGCAGCTATGTCAATAATTTTTTTATATTTTTTTAGTTTGGCCCCCCCGAATCGCCTTCCGGCCGGGCCAGCCTGAAACTCCAAACTCCAGTCGAGATAACTGAAGTTTGGAGTTTCATGGTTAAGCCATCGTCACGATGGCGTGGGCGGATGACTTGTACTGTTGTTCTTTACTCTCCGTTTTCTGGCCCTTTTCTCTGAATCGGCGGTATTGTTTGTTTTTTCAGGGGCTGAACCGGGCTCGAATTTTCGGCATGTTGGGTTCCACCAATCCCGAATCCGGACATGGCTGAAAAAGATCCGTAGTCCCAAGCGAACCTGCCCGGCGGTTACCGGCGCCTTTTTCCGCCACGGCGTCAGTTGCAGCAGTCCGTGCATCTGCTCGCTGCAATACATGCTCAGCAGTTGCGGCAGGGCATAGGCGGCCGAAAGGATCTGAGGCCAGCGGTGCAGCACTTGGCGGGACTGCTGCCAGGCCTCGCGCCAGCCCCAACTGTTCTTCATCTGGTTGAAGAGGTCTTCGATGGCCCAGCGGCGGGCGTAGAACTTGAACACCTCGTCTGCACTCAGCTGACTGTTGGTGGAGATGAGCAGGCGTGGCTTACTGAGCTCGCCATCCTCGTCTTCGAACTGCATCCACACGGCCCTGACCCGATGGCCGCGAAGGAATTTAGCCAGGCAGACAGCACTCCGGTAGCGTACCCATTGCCACTTGCCGTAGAGGAACAGCCAATGGCGTACCTCCGGCAAAAGAGCAACCTCATCCGGGGTGTATTTGGCGCCATACTTGGCCGGCCGCCCCCGTTTGCCGGTGGCCACTGGAAGCGCGTACAGCGCCGTATCCCGTCGGACCTGGCCGATCACCTGAAAGCCAAGGGCCAGGACAAAGGCGATCAAAGGGTACTTCATATACCAGCTGTCCACTAGGAGACAGACCTTTTTGCCGGTGAACACCCGTGCCACGGTCCTGAGCAGGACCTTGGCCGCATCGAGCTTGCCGGTGTTGCCGTCGGTGCGCATCAGCCGGGAGAGCAAAGGGATCGCCGAGTGCTTTTTGCCCCTGGTTACCGACAGGGCCATGCTCACCCAGCACTGGCCGCGGGCATACTGGGGTCGATTGGCCTTGTTGCCGTGCTGGTGATAGATTCCGCTTCCCGGCGCCTTTCGGGAAGCCCGGTAGACGAAGGTGTCGTCAATGATCAGGAACCAGACCAGCTGGGGAAAGAAGGTCACTACCATCCGGGCCATCTGCACCCCAAGGGCGACCCAGGACCACTTGCCTTCCTGGAGCCATTTGTAATAGGCGCTCCAACTGCGTCGCGGTCTGATCGCCAGCCAGGCTCCGGTAACAAACCCGGTCTGGGTGAGCATGGCACCGATCAGCAGTTCGATAAAGGTTGGAACGGAACGTACCGGTAGAGCCCTGGCAAGGAATGTGATACATTCAAACAGGGTCCCGGGGATACTGCCATATCCCTTGTTGCCCATGGCGGCCTCCAGAAGAGTGAAGTTGTTCTCTTCTGAAGGCCGCGCTTTCTAAGGAAAGCGCGGCTGCCGCATTTCGGCAGCTATGTCAATAATTTTTTTATATTTTTTTAGTTTGGCCCCCCAAAATCGCCTTCCGGCCGGGCCAGCCTGAAACTCCAAACTCCAGAAGGTGGACTGAATGAGCAAAACCTTTCTTGTAACCGATCAGGGGGGGTAAATTTTTCGCTGACGTCATAATCCAGCATTTGCTACGGTGCTGTTATGGAAACCACAGCACCTCTGTACAAAATTCGAGGTCGCCACCTCAACCAGAACGATC
Coding sequences within it:
- a CDS encoding transposase, encoding MGNKGYGSIPGTLFECITFLARALPVRSVPTFIELLIGAMLTQTGFVTGAWLAIRPRRSWSAYYKWLQEGKWSWVALGVQMARMVVTFFPQLVWFLIIDDTFVYRASRKAPGSGIYHQHGNKANRPQYARGQCWVSMALSVTRGKKHSAIPLLSRLMRTDGNTGKLDAAKVLLRTVARVFTGKKVCLLVDSWYMKYPLIAFVLALGFQVIGQVRRDTALYALPVATGKRGRPAKYGAKYTPDEVALLPEVRHWLFLYGKWQWVRYRSAVCLAKFLRGHRVRAVWMQFEDEDGELSKPRLLISTNSQLSADEVFKFYARRWAIEDLFNQMKNSWGWREAWQQSRQVLHRWPQILSAAYALPQLLSMYCSEQMHGLLQLTPWRKKAPVTAGQVRLGLRIFFSHVRIRDWWNPTCRKFEPGSAPEKTNNTADSEKRARKRRVKNNSTSHPPTPS